The following coding sequences lie in one Helicoverpa zea isolate HzStark_Cry1AcR chromosome 14, ilHelZeax1.1, whole genome shotgun sequence genomic window:
- the LOC124636677 gene encoding uncharacterized protein LOC124636677, giving the protein MIQGSVNIKFYSRFNRNINYCLESLVVDKITERLPTATVDASLLYNFKNLPLADDTYFSSGPIQVLIGASIFPHLLLSNKVQGQPPHASPLALETVLGYVIVGDAPVRVDSKSTVSYCCTTDPLDSAVRKFWEIEEVDVPSILSPDDTLCEEFYTRTTTRDSDGRYVVALPFKGEVESLGNSRQVSERRFYCLERKMQASPQLKVAYDSVIFEYLEKGYISPTDSVSSEASYFIPHHGVIRDDKITTKLRVVLDGSCKTSTRVSLNDLLYGGQNLQGNLFNIIVNFRLFLIALSADIRQMFLSIGIRESDRRFQRILYRFSPQEPLKVYEFNRVVFGLKSSPFHALRTIKQLAEDEGDSYPQAKEIVATGLYMDDFVYSVSSEDQGISTASEMIGLMKAGQFELVKWTSNSQVVLDSIPPSHRLPAVKEFDESDQHKVLGLCWSPTSDHFSMKVNTPANHCTKRTILSCVAKIWDVMGFVAPVVLYAKLLIKQLWLCDCDWDDTPPEDIVRLWTRFKEELPVLSRIKIPRHLGIVADSVVTILAFADASEKAYGGVIYFHVQNSDGNTVNLLTAKSKVSPKKISHVSVGLRLR; this is encoded by the exons ATGATTCAGGGTtccgtaaatattaaattttattctcGTTTCAATCGtaacataaattattgtttagagTCGTTGGTAGTAGATAAAATTACCGAACGTTTGCCGACAGCCACGGTTGATGCTtctcttttatataatttcaaaaacttaCCGTTGGCTGACGATACATATTTTTCATCAGGCCCGATTCAGGTTTTAATCGGCGCTTCGATTTTCCCGCATTTGCTCTTGTCGAACAAAGTTCAAGGACAGCCCCCGCATGCTTCGCCTCTCGCTTTAGAAACTGTCCTTGGCTATGTAATTGTAGGTGACGCTCCAGTACGCGTTGATAGTAAGTCGACTGTATCGTATTGTTGTACCACGGACCCGTTGGACTCCGCTGTCCGTAAATTCTGGGAAATAGAGGAGGTGGATGTTCCCTCCATACTAAGCCCGGACGACACATTGTGTGAGGAGTTTTATACCCGCACTACCACTCGGGATAGTGACGGACGTTACGTAGTTGCTTTACCTTTCAAGGGTGAAGTCGAATCCCTTGGGAACTCGCGTCAAGTAAGTGAACGTCGGTTTTACTGCTTGGAAAGAAAAATGCAGGCTTCTCCACAATTGAAGGTCGCGTATGACAGTGTCATCTTCGAATATTTAGAAAAGGGTTACATTTCACCTACAGATTCTGTCTCTTCGGAAGCTTCGTACTTCATTCCGCATCATGGTGTGATCCGCGATGACAAGATCACTACCAAGCTTCGTGTCGTTCTCGATGGTAGTTGCAAGACTTCTACCCGCGTTTCGCTTAATGATCTCTTGTATGGTGGTCAAAACCTACAAGGGAACTTGTTTAACATTATCGTtaattttcgtttgtttttgaTCGCTCTTTCCGCAGATATTCGTCAAATGTTTCTCAGTATCGGAATCCGAGAATCGGATCGTCGTTTCCAACGCATTTTGTATCGTTTTTCGCCGCAAGAACCTTTAAAGGTTTATGAGTTCAATCGTGTCGTTTTTGGACTTAAGTCTAGTCCTTTTCATGCTCTGCGCACTATAAAGCAGTTGGCGGAGGATGAGGGTGATTCTTACCCTCAAGCTAAGGAAATTGTAGCTACAGGTCTGTATATGGACGATTTTGTCTATTCCGTTTCCTCGGAAGACCAAGGCATTTCCACCGCCTCAGAAATGATAGGTCTCATGAAAGCTGGTCAATTTGAGTTAGTCAAATGGACCAGTAATTCTCAAGTTGTACTAGACTCGATTCCTCCTTCTCATCGCTTGCCGGCTGTCAAAGAATTTGATGAGTCTGACCAACATAAAGTACTCGGCTTGTGTTGGTCACCTACTTCAGACCATTTCAGCATGAAGGTGAATACTCCAGCTAACCATTGTACCAAGCGCACAATACTGTCGTGTGTCGCTAAAATATGGGATGTCATGGGATTCGTCGcgcctgtcgtcctgtatgctAAACTTCTCATCAAACAGCTCTGGCTGTGCGATTGTGATTGGGATGATACTCCACCTGAAGATATCGTCAGGCTGTGGACTCGCTTTAAAGAAGAGCTACCAGTGCTCAGTCGTATAAAAATCCCACGTCACCTAGGTATTGTCGCCGATAGTGTCGTCACTATCTTAGCTTTCGCGGACGCTAGTGAAAAGGCATATGGTGGAGTTATTTATTTCCATGTTCAAAACAGCGATGGTAATACTGTCAACTTGTTAACTGCTAAATCGAAAGTCTCTCCTAAGAAG ATATCGCATGTCAGCGTCGGATTACGACTTCGCTGA
- the LOC124636510 gene encoding cuticle protein 64-like has product MRAFILFAILSVAAARPGGIIDGWHAPAQLSSVSYVQQPTVVAQPVVHAAPVAIAKPATSYASFQQIVHPVQVAQQVVHAAPVISQPVVHAAPVVQAVAQHVVAQPVVQAAPVVQTYAQPVVQKYLSVGSYGGSYGGGYGGGYGHGW; this is encoded by the exons ATGCGGGCCTTC ATCCTCTTCGCGATCCTATCGGTGGCGGCTGCCAGGCCGGGTGGCATCATTGACGGCTGGCACGCACCTGCA CAACTATCGTCAGTGAGCTATGTGCAACAACCAACAGTGGTTGCGCAGCCCGTGGTACACGCCGCCCCAGTGGCTATCGCCAAGCCTGCCACGAGCTACGCTTCCTTCCAACAG ATTGTACACCCAGTACAAGTAGCCCAGCAAGTGGTTCACGCAGCCCCCGTCATCTCCCAACCCGTGGTCCATGCCGCCCCAGTGGTACAAGCCGTAGCGCAGCACGTGGTCGCACAGCCCGTGGTCCAAGCTGCCCCTGTGGTACAGACATACGCCCAGCCCGTGGTACAGAAGTACCTCTCTGTTGGTTCCTATGGTGGGTCCTACGGGGGTGGCTACGGGGGCGGTTACGGCCATGGCTGGTAA